The Candidatus Kryptonium sp. genome contains a region encoding:
- the mtaB gene encoding tRNA (N(6)-L-threonylcarbamoyladenosine(37)-C(2))-methylthiotransferase MtaB, protein MKKVSFYTVGCKLNFAETSTISEEFKKHGFEIVEFGEPSDVCVINTCSVTENADKDCRRAVRKALKTSPNAFIIVTGCYAQLRPEEIAQIEGVDLILGSNEKFKIFDYVNDFQKNYHAQIFVSPITESDEFHIASSTPASDRTRAFLKVQDGCDYNCSYCTIPLARGESRSPEISVIVERAKILAQLGYKEIVLSGVNVGDYGRKIGTNLFELVKALENIDGIKRIRISSIEPNLLTEEMIDYFINSEKICNHFHIPLQSGSDEILKKMRRRYNTDLYRKRVEYIKEKDPDACIGVDVIVGFPGESEKHFEATYNFIKELPISYLHVFTYSERPNTDAINLPNKVPMDERHRRSEELRNLGLKKKYNFYRQMIGKTFDVLWEAEVKNDQIFGFTKNYIKVKTKYNPDLINQITSVKITGIENLAAICELIQTKMEVHP, encoded by the coding sequence ATGAAGAAAGTATCTTTTTACACAGTTGGCTGTAAGCTGAACTTTGCAGAAACATCAACTATAAGTGAGGAATTTAAAAAACATGGTTTTGAAATAGTTGAGTTTGGAGAACCATCAGATGTTTGCGTTATAAATACATGTTCTGTTACTGAAAATGCGGACAAGGATTGTCGTAGAGCGGTTCGCAAGGCTTTAAAGACATCTCCTAACGCTTTCATAATAGTTACAGGTTGCTATGCTCAACTTCGCCCTGAGGAAATTGCTCAAATTGAGGGTGTTGATTTAATACTTGGTTCAAATGAAAAGTTTAAAATCTTTGATTATGTTAATGATTTTCAAAAAAATTATCATGCACAAATTTTCGTTTCACCGATAACGGAATCTGATGAATTTCACATCGCAAGTTCAACTCCGGCATCCGATAGAACGCGAGCATTTTTAAAGGTTCAAGATGGTTGCGATTATAATTGCTCTTATTGCACAATTCCACTTGCTCGGGGTGAAAGCAGAAGCCCCGAAATTTCTGTGATAGTTGAGAGAGCAAAAATCCTTGCACAGCTTGGATATAAAGAAATTGTATTAAGTGGAGTAAATGTTGGGGATTACGGAAGAAAGATCGGGACAAACCTTTTTGAGCTTGTTAAGGCGCTTGAAAATATAGATGGGATTAAGAGAATTAGAATTAGCTCAATAGAACCGAACCTTTTAACGGAGGAAATGATAGATTATTTCATAAATTCTGAAAAAATTTGTAATCATTTTCACATCCCATTACAAAGTGGAAGTGATGAGATTCTTAAAAAGATGCGAAGAAGATATAACACTGATCTTTATAGAAAAAGAGTTGAATACATCAAAGAAAAAGATCCGGATGCTTGCATAGGTGTTGATGTAATAGTTGGTTTTCCTGGGGAGTCAGAAAAACATTTTGAAGCAACCTACAATTTCATAAAAGAGTTGCCAATTTCTTATCTTCATGTATTTACATACTCCGAAAGACCAAACACCGACGCAATAAATTTACCTAACAAGGTCCCGATGGATGAAAGACATAGAAGAAGCGAAGAATTAAGAAATCTTGGATTGAAAAAGAAGTATAATTTCTATAGACAGATGATAGGTAAAACTTTTGATGTTTTATGGGAGGCGGAGGTTAAAAACGATCAAATCTTCGGCTTCACGAAAAATTATATTAAAGTCAAAACAAAATATAATCCAGATTTGATTAATCAAATTACATCGGTTAAAATCACGGGAATTGAAAATCTAGCTGCAATTTGTGAACTAATTCAAACTAAAATGGAGGTTCATCCATGA
- a CDS encoding TIGR02757 family protein, with amino-acid sequence MKIKIPPEFTSLKDYLDWLFKKYNTPDFINSDPVKFVHRFSEPKDMEIAGFIASLLAMGNRKIILSSNEQLFELMENRPYDFVLNFDPFWYEKRLDSFVHYAYRNIEGRDLLVIFYLLKQTLEKYGRLKNLFLKYYDAKHPTIKQALSGFVKEILSFDPPPKFNGIPKSVSGLIPDPEKNSPCKRLNMFLRWMVRKDQVDVGLWSEVDKSKLIIPLDTHVSKISRDLGLTQRKTDTWKTAEEITENLRKLDPEDPVKYDFAIFGLGIELKNIS; translated from the coding sequence ATGAAAATCAAAATACCTCCAGAATTTACATCGCTCAAGGATTACCTTGATTGGCTTTTTAAAAAATATAACACTCCTGATTTTATAAATTCTGACCCCGTCAAGTTTGTTCATCGCTTTTCAGAGCCAAAGGATATGGAAATAGCTGGTTTCATTGCTTCTCTTCTTGCGATGGGAAATAGGAAAATTATATTATCAAGCAATGAACAGTTGTTTGAATTAATGGAGAACCGACCATATGATTTCGTTTTAAATTTTGATCCATTTTGGTATGAGAAAAGGTTGGATAGCTTTGTCCACTACGCATATAGAAACATTGAAGGAAGAGATCTGCTTGTGATATTCTATCTTTTGAAGCAGACGCTTGAAAAATACGGGAGATTAAAAAACTTATTTTTGAAATACTACGACGCAAAACATCCGACTATAAAACAGGCACTTTCAGGATTCGTTAAAGAGATTTTGTCTTTTGATCCACCGCCTAAATTTAATGGGATTCCAAAAAGCGTAAGTGGACTCATACCAGATCCGGAAAAAAATAGCCCTTGCAAGCGCCTTAATATGTTCTTAAGATGGATGGTGAGAAAAGATCAAGTTGATGTGGGATTATGGAGCGAGGTTGATAAATCAAAATTAATAATTCCACTTGATACGCATGTTTCAAAAATTTCACGGGATCTTGGGCTAACTCAAAGAAAAACCGACACATGGAAAACAGCAGAAGAAATAACAGAAAATTTAAGAAAGTTAGATCCCGAAGATCCCGTGAAGTATGATTTTGCTATTTTTGGGCTTGGAATAGAGCTAAAAAACATATCTTAA
- a CDS encoding FAD-dependent thymidylate synthase, whose translation MIDKPLSPEPVVKLVKYFPEPFKNVIATAKTCYSSKGIVKDEDIEIEKYIDLAKSIYEAGHHTTFQHAHFQFAIENISRQFIWSFLHSHPFYNSEQVSQRYVEVKPGNYFVPPLNGKALEIYISTVEFQNETYKKLTEILLPVVENEYYKRFPARRFYQEKYKKDIKRKAQEIARYVLPIATFAYLYHTVSAVTILRYYKLCNQFDVPLEQKIVVKKLVDEILKVDPNYKIILEEPLDEKDITEFNFAQNSYQENFSKEFAKEFDESLDGKISLLIDYKPNAEKILASSVREIFGLPSNALSDDEAINLVLNPSINKILAESLVLTTHSKLSRAMFHVSYTFKKKLSHTADSQDQRHRMVPASRPILSCQIYDEPDFITPALISQSDLALKIYTQTMERIWENIAKLKKLGVSSEFFLYLLPNAVSIRFTESGDLLNLHHKYAMRLCYNAQEEIWRASFEEVQQISEIHPRIAKFLLPPCSIRDLANVKPTCPEGPRFCGVKVWKLKLNEYSRLI comes from the coding sequence ATGATAGATAAGCCGCTTTCTCCAGAGCCAGTCGTTAAGCTTGTTAAATACTTTCCCGAACCATTTAAAAATGTGATCGCAACTGCGAAGACATGTTATTCTTCAAAGGGAATAGTAAAAGATGAAGATATTGAGATTGAAAAGTATATTGATCTTGCTAAAAGCATTTATGAAGCAGGACATCATACAACATTTCAACACGCTCATTTTCAATTTGCGATTGAGAACATATCAAGACAATTCATTTGGTCGTTTCTTCACAGCCATCCGTTTTACAATTCTGAACAGGTCTCACAAAGATATGTTGAAGTAAAACCAGGGAATTACTTCGTTCCACCGCTCAATGGAAAAGCTCTTGAGATTTATATCTCAACCGTTGAATTTCAAAACGAGACATATAAAAAGTTAACAGAAATTTTACTCCCCGTCGTTGAAAATGAATATTATAAAAGATTTCCTGCAAGAAGATTTTACCAAGAAAAGTATAAAAAAGACATAAAAAGGAAAGCACAAGAAATCGCGCGATATGTCCTCCCGATTGCAACATTTGCGTATTTATACCACACAGTAAGTGCCGTTACGATTTTAAGATATTACAAACTTTGTAACCAATTTGATGTCCCACTTGAACAAAAAATCGTGGTGAAAAAATTAGTTGATGAAATTTTAAAAGTTGACCCGAATTATAAAATCATACTTGAAGAACCACTTGATGAGAAAGATATAACAGAATTTAATTTTGCCCAAAACTCGTACCAAGAAAATTTTTCCAAAGAATTTGCAAAAGAGTTTGACGAATCCCTTGATGGAAAAATCTCGCTCCTGATTGATTATAAACCAAATGCCGAGAAAATTCTCGCCAGTTCTGTAAGAGAGATCTTTGGATTACCCTCAAATGCATTAAGTGATGACGAAGCAATAAATCTTGTTTTAAACCCATCTATAAATAAAATACTTGCAGAATCACTCGTCCTTACAACGCACAGCAAATTGTCAAGAGCAATGTTCCATGTCTCATACACATTTAAAAAGAAATTAAGCCACACGGCAGATTCCCAAGACCAAAGACATCGTATGGTACCAGCATCAAGACCAATCTTAAGTTGCCAAATATATGACGAACCAGATTTCATAACACCAGCTTTGATTTCTCAAAGCGATCTCGCCTTGAAGATTTACACTCAAACAATGGAAAGAATTTGGGAAAACATCGCTAAACTAAAGAAACTTGGTGTTTCATCCGAGTTTTTCCTTTATCTTCTGCCAAACGCTGTTAGTATAAGATTCACAGAGTCAGGAGATCTTTTAAATCTTCATCATAAATATGCGATGCGACTTTGCTACAACGCACAAGAGGAAATATGGCGCGCCTCTTTTGAAGAAGTTCAACAAATCTCGGAAATTCACCCAAGGATTGCTAAATTCTTGCTCCCGCCGTGTTCAATTAGAGATCTCGCAAATGTGAAACCAACCTGTCCGGAGGGTCCCAGATTTTGTGGTGTAAAAGTTTGGAAGCTAAAATTAAATGAGTATTCAAGATTAATATGA
- a CDS encoding ABC transporter ATP-binding protein, whose product MKIITTENLTKIYTDGKVEVIALKNINLEIYSGEFIVVAGPSGSGKTTLLNLIGGLDKPTNGKVYFEGRDITTIKRDELADLRLKKIGFIFQAYNLIPVLTVFENVELPLALLKVEEKRRKELVMEILTKLGISELADKRPNEISGGQQQRVAVARAIVTNPTLVLADEPTAHLDSKTGGMLIDIMQKMNSERKITFVICSHDPQVIQRAGRLIRLRDGMIEDDKKLW is encoded by the coding sequence ATGAAGATAATTACAACAGAAAATTTGACGAAAATTTACACAGATGGAAAAGTTGAAGTTATAGCACTTAAAAATATCAATCTTGAGATTTACTCAGGTGAATTCATCGTCGTCGCTGGTCCATCTGGTTCTGGTAAAACTACACTTTTAAACTTAATTGGTGGACTTGACAAGCCAACAAACGGGAAAGTTTATTTTGAGGGGAGAGATATAACGACAATCAAAAGAGATGAACTTGCTGATTTAAGGTTAAAGAAAATCGGTTTCATCTTTCAAGCATATAATTTAATACCTGTCTTAACCGTGTTTGAGAACGTGGAACTCCCGCTTGCCTTACTTAAGGTAGAAGAGAAAAGAAGAAAAGAATTAGTTATGGAAATTTTAACTAAACTTGGAATTTCAGAGCTTGCGGACAAAAGACCGAACGAAATAAGCGGAGGGCAACAGCAAAGAGTTGCAGTTGCAAGAGCCATCGTAACAAATCCGACATTAGTTTTGGCAGATGAACCAACCGCTCATCTTGACTCTAAAACTGGAGGAATGTTAATTGACATAATGCAAAAGATGAATTCAGAACGAAAAATAACATTTGTGATTTGTTCTCACGATCCACAAGTAATCCAAAGGGCAGGCAGATTAATTAGACTAAGAGATGGAATGATAGAAGATGACAAAAAGTTATGGTAA
- a CDS encoding ABC transporter permease, protein MILKLAWRNIWRNKRRTLVVLISIIVSVVVLMIIDTLSIGMLKQMLDNQINLHISHIQIHKNGYKDDKTVKNYISDELTVEKAIKEIDEVKSYSKRVISYGLINSAYNSSGIIIVGIQPDKEKSITIISNLIVEGKYIEKNGEILISKKLAQKLNTEIGDKLVLMASDIDGNVASEVFRVVGIFESPHSEFDKTHIYITIADAQRMLKIDKVIEFALILKDQKYVNEVKEKVSKKIGEAYEALTYADVVPFIGLIIDMYNQLIWIYYLIFGVAVVFGIINIMLMSVFERMREFGVLKAIGMKNKNIFALIVLESFTIGVLGTVIGIIIGFAVYIPLSKYGIDLGIFAESLVWFGSGRIIYPVLTWFTLLLLLITMPLISILGAIYPAFKSTKFEPIEALKHI, encoded by the coding sequence ATGATCTTGAAACTTGCTTGGAGAAATATATGGAGAAATAAACGAAGAACGCTCGTCGTTTTGATCTCAATAATTGTAAGTGTTGTTGTGCTTATGATCATAGATACCCTTTCAATTGGAATGCTAAAACAGATGCTTGATAATCAAATAAACCTTCACATCTCTCATATTCAGATACATAAAAATGGCTATAAAGATGACAAAACTGTGAAAAACTACATATCCGATGAATTAACTGTTGAAAAAGCAATTAAAGAAATTGATGAAGTAAAATCATACAGCAAGCGAGTAATAAGTTATGGATTGATAAATAGCGCATATAATTCTTCTGGAATCATCATAGTTGGAATTCAACCAGACAAAGAGAAATCAATCACGATAATATCTAATTTGATCGTTGAAGGGAAATACATAGAAAAAAACGGGGAAATTTTAATAAGTAAAAAACTCGCACAGAAACTTAACACAGAGATAGGTGATAAATTAGTTTTAATGGCATCTGATATTGATGGAAATGTTGCATCGGAGGTTTTCAGAGTTGTTGGAATTTTTGAATCCCCACATTCGGAATTTGATAAAACTCACATTTATATCACGATTGCAGATGCTCAAAGAATGCTGAAAATTGATAAAGTCATTGAATTTGCTCTCATTTTAAAAGATCAAAAATATGTCAATGAAGTGAAGGAGAAAGTTTCAAAAAAGATTGGAGAAGCATATGAAGCTTTAACTTATGCCGATGTGGTTCCGTTTATAGGTCTGATCATTGATATGTATAATCAGTTGATATGGATTTACTATCTTATTTTCGGTGTAGCCGTTGTATTTGGGATTATAAATATAATGCTTATGTCTGTGTTTGAAAGAATGCGAGAATTTGGGGTTTTGAAAGCAATAGGAATGAAAAATAAAAACATCTTTGCGCTGATAGTGCTTGAATCTTTCACGATCGGTGTTCTTGGGACTGTGATCGGAATTATAATCGGCTTTGCTGTTTATATTCCACTTTCAAAATATGGCATTGATCTTGGAATCTTCGCTGAAAGCTTAGTTTGGTTTGGGAGCGGAAGAATCATATATCCAGTTTTGACCTGGTTTACACTTCTGCTATTGTTGATTACGATGCCTTTGATATCAATTTTAGGAGCAATTTACCCAGCTTTTAAATCAACGAAATTTGAGCCAATTGAAGCATTAAAACACATCTGA
- a CDS encoding ABC transporter permease: MLFLKLAWRNIWRNKRRTVITILAIVFATTLTIIMRGIQLGSYDYFIKTIAGDYSGFVQIQREGYKDDPSLRKTFLYTDDIKDILNSIPEISAYTTRLYADVLISSGENSYGAIIYGIVPENESKFSSFHTKVKQGKFLNNQSYDEIVIGAKLFENLKINLGDTIVILAQGFDGALWSMKFKVVGTVKLGYTELDNLVIFMNLKTAQEFLSAENRVSVIPILLPELEKIKEVKDKLSEKLHNKGLVVMSWDEIMVELKQSIDFDNASGILFLAFLIIVVAFGILNTVSMSVVERFNEFGISLAIGFKNNKLVLIVFLEIVIMTIIGITLGCFLGGLVNYYFIKNPIVFGGEFASIYEEFGFEPKLVSSLKPRIFINTAISILIVSLISGIIPLYRVYKLEPLKGIRFT; this comes from the coding sequence ATGCTCTTTCTAAAACTTGCCTGGAGAAATATATGGAGAAACAAGCGAAGAACAGTTATCACCATACTTGCAATCGTTTTCGCTACTACGCTTACGATTATTATGAGAGGAATACAACTTGGAAGCTATGACTACTTTATAAAAACAATCGCTGGTGACTACTCTGGCTTTGTCCAAATTCAACGAGAGGGGTATAAGGATGATCCATCGCTAAGAAAAACATTTTTATATACAGATGACATAAAAGATATACTTAACTCTATCCCTGAAATTAGTGCATACACCACAAGATTATATGCTGATGTTTTGATAAGCTCGGGCGAGAATTCATATGGTGCAATAATTTATGGCATCGTTCCTGAGAACGAATCAAAGTTTTCAAGTTTTCACACCAAAGTTAAACAGGGGAAATTTCTTAACAATCAATCATATGATGAAATTGTCATCGGTGCTAAACTATTTGAAAATCTGAAAATTAATCTCGGGGATACCATCGTTATACTTGCCCAAGGTTTTGATGGAGCTTTATGGAGTATGAAATTTAAAGTTGTCGGGACTGTAAAACTTGGTTATACCGAGCTTGACAATCTGGTGATTTTTATGAATTTAAAAACCGCGCAAGAATTTCTATCTGCTGAAAACAGAGTTAGCGTGATACCGATTTTATTGCCAGAACTTGAAAAAATAAAAGAAGTAAAAGATAAACTCTCTGAAAAATTGCACAATAAAGGTCTTGTCGTAATGTCCTGGGATGAGATCATGGTTGAGCTGAAACAATCAATTGATTTTGATAACGCATCTGGGATTTTATTTCTCGCATTTCTAATTATAGTCGTAGCATTTGGAATTTTAAATACTGTCTCTATGTCCGTCGTTGAAAGATTTAATGAATTTGGAATATCGCTCGCAATAGGTTTCAAGAACAACAAACTCGTTTTAATTGTCTTTCTTGAAATTGTCATCATGACGATAATTGGGATCACACTCGGATGTTTCCTGGGCGGTCTTGTGAATTACTACTTTATTAAAAATCCAATTGTTTTCGGAGGGGAGTTTGCATCAATCTACGAGGAGTTCGGTTTTGAACCAAAGCTTGTTTCCTCCCTTAAACCGAGGATATTTATAAACACCGCTATATCAATACTGATTGTCTCGCTCATTTCTGGAATAATCCCGCTTTATAGAGTTTATAAACTTGAACCACTAAAAGGGATAAGATTTACATGA
- a CDS encoding outer membrane lipoprotein-sorting protein: protein MRLFILLTFLAFFAFPIICQTPQEIIKKSEDQIKGKTSYGIVEMTIITPEFKRALKMEAWWVGNEKALIEIKYPKKEEGNKTLKIGKEIWLYLRNTESLIKIPPSMMLQSWNGSDFTYDDLVRESNLEKDYEMKIISPDDIVNSERCWKIELVPKPQAPVVWGMIFYWVRKSDYLPARIEYYDEKGKLVRYMEFYDVKEFHGRKLPAKWVMYNNIEKGRKTEFVLIDIKFDIKIDNRIFSFRELEKRR, encoded by the coding sequence ATGCGTTTGTTCATACTCTTAACATTTCTTGCTTTTTTCGCCTTCCCAATCATTTGCCAAACCCCACAAGAAATAATAAAAAAATCAGAGGACCAAATAAAAGGTAAAACCTCATACGGAATAGTTGAAATGACGATAATAACCCCCGAGTTCAAAAGGGCTTTGAAGATGGAAGCTTGGTGGGTCGGAAATGAAAAAGCTTTGATAGAGATAAAATATCCGAAGAAAGAGGAAGGAAATAAAACTTTGAAAATTGGAAAGGAAATTTGGTTATATCTTCGTAATACCGAAAGTTTGATTAAGATTCCTCCCTCCATGATGTTACAATCTTGGAATGGTTCTGATTTTACATACGACGACCTCGTTCGTGAATCAAACCTTGAAAAAGATTATGAAATGAAAATAATTTCACCTGATGATATCGTAAACTCTGAAAGATGCTGGAAAATAGAACTTGTTCCAAAACCACAAGCCCCCGTCGTCTGGGGAATGATTTTTTACTGGGTAAGGAAATCAGATTATCTGCCTGCAAGGATTGAATATTATGATGAAAAAGGGAAACTTGTTAGGTATATGGAATTCTATGATGTAAAAGAATTTCACGGAAGAAAGCTTCCAGCAAAATGGGTAATGTATAACAACATTGAAAAAGGAAGAAAAACAGAGTTCGTCTTAATAGACATAAAATTTGACATAAAAATAGATAACAGGATTTTTTCGTTCAGAGAACTTGAAAAGAGAAGATGA
- a CDS encoding DUF4013 domain-containing protein — protein MNIERGFKFVFQEKNWLGKIIVGGLMLLFSFLIIPILIYYGYLVEVTRRTIKGEEQLLPEWDEIGRKLASGFKLVVIIIIYLIPLFVLLVISVPFTEFEFEDFKGREITAFLPMLLSNLFIQGEFSGISLLFLLSSLVYIILFALILPFIIGKFVENESINDAFAISEIFSMFRDNIGDALIVFLLTIFLQIIASLGLALCFVGILLTSFWASIVQYYLYGELFKKASKPETRIILTT, from the coding sequence ATGAATATTGAAAGAGGTTTCAAATTTGTATTTCAAGAAAAAAATTGGCTTGGGAAAATAATCGTCGGCGGGCTGATGCTACTTTTCTCGTTCTTGATAATTCCAATTTTAATTTACTATGGTTATCTTGTTGAGGTAACAAGGCGAACGATAAAAGGGGAAGAGCAACTTCTTCCTGAATGGGATGAGATCGGACGAAAACTTGCAAGCGGCTTTAAGCTCGTCGTGATAATTATAATCTATCTAATTCCTCTTTTCGTTCTCCTCGTGATTTCTGTTCCATTTACTGAATTTGAATTTGAAGATTTCAAAGGTAGAGAAATAACCGCCTTTCTTCCAATGCTTTTATCAAACTTATTTATCCAGGGAGAATTTTCTGGGATTTCGCTTTTGTTTCTTTTGTCGTCGCTTGTTTACATAATTCTTTTCGCACTAATTCTCCCGTTTATCATCGGCAAATTTGTAGAAAATGAATCAATAAATGATGCGTTTGCGATATCCGAAATTTTTTCAATGTTTAGAGACAACATTGGCGATGCTCTTATAGTTTTTCTTCTTACAATTTTCCTTCAGATTATCGCATCTCTTGGATTAGCACTTTGCTTCGTTGGGATACTATTAACCAGTTTTTGGGCAAGCATAGTTCAGTATTACCTTTACGGTGAACTTTTTAAAAAAGCATCAAAGCCAGAGACAAGAATAATTTTAACAACTTAA
- a CDS encoding 5'-nucleotidase C-terminal domain-containing protein, which translates to MKRLSIQALIFLLVFTFSQILFSQNLEKVLILHWNDFHSQNIPMRSTCGDTVCYVGGTANLLGFINKFRSEEKNVLVLNAGDDFLGTPISSITKGRSQIELMNIIKPDAMTLGNHEFDYGRDALEEALKIAKFKVLAANLWDKRKGKHFVEPYIVKKLGKAKIGVIGLITPDLFKLSLRENLKDLELLDLEKVVRQHINDLKNKEKVDLIIALTHIGVQGDSILATKFPEIKVIIGGHSHTVLREPKIVNGVIICQAGARGEYLGYLELLIDINGDSVYSYKGKLIRVIDGTIKPDKIAQKKVEELEKMVDKELGQVIGKLEVDWKRNFYGESNLGNWEADVMREFAKTDIAFQNSGGLRKDLPKGDIKVRDIWEINPFGNTIVVFEVDGRTLKKMMEWQASGKVELMQVSGIKVVFDSRKNIGERIVSIEVNGKPLDENKKYSIATNNWVAEHLYDLFGIPQNSVEIKNLGAVDRDIFIEAVKKQKIIKSEVEGRIIDLAKQKEETKNEY; encoded by the coding sequence ATGAAACGTTTATCAATCCAAGCCCTAATTTTCCTTCTCGTATTTACATTTTCCCAAATTCTATTTTCCCAAAATTTAGAAAAAGTTTTAATCTTACACTGGAACGATTTTCATTCTCAAAATATCCCAATGCGATCAACTTGCGGTGATACAGTTTGCTATGTCGGAGGGACCGCAAACCTTTTGGGTTTTATAAACAAATTTAGAAGTGAAGAAAAAAATGTCCTCGTTTTAAACGCTGGTGATGATTTCTTAGGGACACCAATTTCTTCAATTACAAAAGGAAGATCACAAATTGAATTGATGAACATTATAAAACCTGACGCAATGACACTTGGCAATCATGAGTTTGATTACGGAAGAGATGCACTTGAAGAAGCATTGAAAATCGCAAAATTTAAGGTTCTCGCTGCAAATCTTTGGGACAAAAGAAAAGGAAAACACTTCGTTGAACCGTATATCGTTAAAAAACTTGGCAAAGCAAAGATAGGGGTAATAGGTCTAATTACTCCCGATCTCTTCAAGCTCTCATTGCGCGAAAATCTAAAAGATCTTGAACTTCTTGATCTTGAAAAAGTTGTAAGGCAACATATAAATGATTTAAAAAACAAAGAAAAAGTTGATTTAATAATTGCATTAACACACATCGGTGTTCAAGGTGATTCAATTCTCGCCACGAAATTTCCAGAAATAAAAGTAATAATCGGAGGACACAGCCACACTGTCTTGCGAGAACCTAAAATTGTAAATGGAGTTATAATCTGCCAAGCAGGAGCAAGGGGCGAATATCTTGGTTACCTTGAGCTTTTAATTGATATCAATGGCGATTCTGTCTATTCCTACAAGGGCAAGCTAATTCGCGTAATTGATGGAACTATAAAACCAGACAAGATCGCTCAAAAGAAAGTTGAAGAACTTGAAAAAATGGTTGATAAAGAGCTTGGCCAAGTGATCGGAAAACTTGAAGTTGATTGGAAGAGAAACTTCTATGGCGAAAGCAATCTCGGAAACTGGGAAGCAGATGTTATGCGTGAATTTGCAAAGACGGACATTGCTTTTCAAAATTCTGGGGGCTTGAGAAAAGATCTACCAAAGGGAGATATAAAAGTTCGTGACATCTGGGAAATAAATCCATTCGGCAATACAATTGTTGTCTTTGAAGTTGACGGTAGAACATTGAAAAAAATGATGGAATGGCAAGCATCTGGCAAGGTAGAACTTATGCAAGTTTCAGGAATAAAAGTAGTTTTTGACTCCAGAAAAAATATCGGTGAAAGAATCGTTTCAATTGAAGTCAATGGTAAACCTCTTGACGAAAATAAGAAATACTCCATAGCAACGAACAATTGGGTAGCTGAGCATCTTTATGATTTATTCGGAATTCCCCAAAATAGTGTTGAGATAAAAAATCTTGGCGCAGTTGATAGAGATATCTTCATTGAAGCAGTCAAAAAACAAAAGATAATAAAATCAGAAGTTGAAGGAAGGATCATAGATTTAGCAAAACAAAAAGAGGAAACAAAAAATGAATATTGA
- a CDS encoding DJ-1/PfpI family protein, which produces MAGKKILMLVGDFVEDYEVMVPFQALQMVGHTVHAVCPGKRAGEKVRTAVHDFEGDQTYSEKPGHNFTLNATFDNIKPEDYDALVIPGGRAPEYIRMNEKVLEIVRHFANANKPIAAVCHGAQVLTAAGVVKGRKINAYPAVGPEVKAAGGEYVELPWDKAIVDGNIVTAPAWPAHPEWLAKFLELLGTKIVHEEKVAV; this is translated from the coding sequence ATGGCAGGGAAGAAAATTTTGATGTTAGTTGGTGACTTCGTAGAAGATTACGAAGTCATGGTGCCATTTCAGGCACTTCAAATGGTTGGTCATACTGTTCATGCTGTTTGCCCGGGGAAAAGAGCAGGTGAGAAGGTAAGAACAGCAGTTCATGATTTTGAAGGAGATCAAACATATAGCGAAAAACCCGGGCATAACTTTACACTAAATGCGACATTTGATAACATTAAGCCTGAAGATTATGATGCTCTTGTTATCCCAGGTGGAAGGGCACCGGAATATATCAGAATGAATGAAAAGGTGCTTGAGATAGTGCGTCATTTTGCAAATGCCAATAAACCAATTGCAGCAGTTTGTCATGGTGCACAGGTTTTAACAGCAGCTGGCGTTGTTAAAGGAAGGAAAATCAATGCTTATCCAGCGGTTGGTCCAGAGGTAAAAGCTGCTGGCGGTGAATATGTTGAGCTTCCGTGGGATAAGGCAATCGTCGATGGGAACATTGTAACTGCTCCAGCATGGCCAGCCCATCCAGAATGGCTTGCGAAGTTTTTGGAGCTTCTCGGGACGAAGATAGTTCATGAAGAAAAAGTCGCTGTGTGA